DNA sequence from the Chloroflexota bacterium genome:
TACGATGCTAAGCGATCGCCTCCCTTCCATCCGGTTTGAGACGCCAGATACTGATGCCACTATCGTGGAGCGGCCTTCTGCCATCCCAACGGCCCGTACGCAGGTTTCTCTTGGATCCATAGAAGGCCGCGTTGAGACGCTCACCAAACGCAAAGGCCTTCGTTTCACACTCTACGATGTGCTAAATGACCGTGCCATATCCTGCTATCTGCAAGAGGGACGAGAAGAGCTCATGCGTCACGTGTGGGGAAAGAGCGCCATTGTAGAGGGAGAGATAAGCCGTGAGGTTGGCACAGGTCGTCCCGTAGCCATACGACGCATAACCAATATCGTGGTGTTGCCGGAGGCAGAGCCCGGAAGTTACCTTAAAGCAAGAGGCGCCTCGCCCATGAGGTCCGGCAGCGCCCTGCCAGAGGAAATCATCAGGCGACTGCGAGATGCCTAGTCAGCGTGAGCGAATCTATTGGGATGCTGATGTTTTCCTATCGTATATTAACGGCATCGAAGACAGATTGGCAGTGCTTGATGCCCTACTTGCGGATAGCGCGAGCGACAAAGGAACCATTGAGCTTTACACATCGATAGTCTCTCAGGTGGAGGTAGCTTTCGCAAAAACCGAACAGGAGAAGAAGGCTCTTGACGCGGACGTGGAGAAACAGATTGACGCTATGTGGGCAGACCGAAGTGCTCTCAAACTTGTTGAGTTTCACGATGCAATCAGCAGGCAGGCGCGGGAACTAATCCGCATGGCCATCACAAGAGGTTGGAGCCTAAAACCCCATGATGCTATTCACCTTGCTACAGCAAAACAAATGCAGGTTGCCGAATTTCATACATATGATAAGGCGTTAGACAAGTATTCTAGCCAGATTGGCTTCAGTATCCAGCGGCCGCACACTGGCAAACCGAGGTTAATGCCATGATCCTCCCGTGAACAGATAGTTGCAGTACCGGCTGCATGGTCCTCGTGGCAGGCTCAGCCTGTACCATGCAAGATAGACAGCGCCAGCAGCAGCCCCGCTATGGTCTTGGAGTCCTCTATTTCGCCGGAGGCGATGAGGCGGGGGATTTCTTTCAGGGCAACATGGACCACATCTATGACCTCGGCGTCCTCGGCGGGGAGGCGGTCGGGCCTAAGGTCTCTGGCCAGAAACAGATACAGGTACTCGGTGCAGAACCCGGGGGCGGAGTAGAAGCCACCCACCCGCTCTATCTTCCCCGGCCTCATGCCTATCTCTTCTCTCAGCTCCCTCACCACGCAGGCCTCGGGGGTCTCCCCCGGCTCCACCCCGCCGGCGGGGAGCTCCAGGAGGTGCTTGTCCACCGCCTGGCGGTACTGGCGGACGAGATAGACCCCGCCTTCGCCGTCTAATGGGACCACCACCACGGCGTCGGGGTGCTCCACCACCTCCCTCGTGGCGCGGCGGCCCGAGGGCATCTCCACCTCGTCCACCCGCAGGCCCAGCGCCCTCCCCTGGTATATTCTCCGGCTGGAGAGGGCCTTTTCCCGCTTAAGCAACCCGCTTCTCTTTCTTCTTGAGCCAGCGTACGGGCTTGAGGGGGAGGAGGAGGGCCGTTTCATCGCAGTTGGGGAACTTGGGGCAGCGCTGGCACTCCCCCCATACCTTGCGGGGGAGCTCCTGCACATCCACCCTCTTGAAGCCCAGCTTTTCAAAGAAGGTGGGCTTATAGGTGAGGGCGAAGAGGGTGGCGATGCCCAGGCCCCTGGCCTCCTCAATACAGGCCTCGGCCAGCGTCTTGCCCACACCCTGGTCCTGGTCCTCCTCCCTCACCGCCAGGGACTTTATCTCTGCCAGGTCTGACCAGCAGATATGGAGGGCCACGCAGGCCGCCAGCTCCTCATCCTTCCTGATGACGAAGAAGTCCCGCAGGTTCTCATAGACCTCGGAGAGGGGGCGGTGGAGCATCTCCCCCCTGTCGGCGAAGAAGTTCACCAGGCGGTGGATAGCGGGGACATCGTCAATGCGGGCCTTTTCTACCTGCATCTCATCCCTTTCCCGTGAGGCGGTCCATGACCCTCCGGTAGAAGTGGCCGGGGGGCTGGGTCCGGAGGAGGCGGGCCCGGTGCTGGCTTCGCCTCACCTCCACCCGGTCCCCGCTCTTGAGGGCCGTTTCCCGCTGGCCGTCCAGGCTAACGATGGCCTGGTGGTCGGTGTGCACCTCCAGCTCCACCCGGGAATCTGGGGGAAGGACAAGGGGAGCGGAGGGGCAGGGGTGAGGGGAGATGGGGATGAGGAGCAGGTCCAGGGACTGGGGATAGAGGATGGGCCCCCCCACCGAAAGGGCGTAGGCGGTGCTCCCCGTGGCGGTGGCCACGATAAGGCCGTCGGCCCGGTAGGTGCCCAGCGGCTCCCCGTCCACCCAGGCGCTGATGCAAATTGCCCGGCAGACCCCACCCCGGGCCACCGCCACCTCATTGAGGGCAAATCCTGCTTTGCCATCGGCGAGCCGGGCCTCCAGCAGGGCCCTCTCTTCTATCCTTCCCTCTCCCCGGAGAAGTGCGGGGAGCTTCTTTCTGGCCTCCTCCACCCCCAGCTCGGCCATAAAGCCCAGGCGGCCCAGGTTTATCCCCAGGACAGGGACCGTGTGGGGCACCGCCACCCGGACGGCCCGCAGGAGAGTGCCGTCCCCCCCCAGGCTGAGGAGGAGGTCGGAGCCGGGGACCTGGGGGCACGCCAACTCCTCCTCACGGGCGGAGCACAGCCAGGAGGTAACGCCGTTCTTCTCCAGGAGCTGGGAGAGCTCCCGCGCCAGCCCGATAGCCTCCTCCAGCCGCGGGTTAAAGAGGATGCCGACTCTCTTCACTAACTCAATAATACTACCGAGAGGGCCTGTAGGAAAGGGTGCTGCTTAAGAGGTGAGCATCCGTATTGCGGCCTCGGCCAGGCGTAGGAATGCCGTGGGGAATATGCCCATGACCAGCACCCCCACCGAGCACAGCCCCAGGGCCAGGCTCACCGGCCAGGAGGCGGAGACCCCTCCCCCGGCGGAGGGCTGGCCCAGGTACATGGACTTCACCACCCCCAGGTAGTAGTAGGCCGAGACCGCGCTGTTGAGGACGGCTATCACAACCAGCCAGGCCAGGCCCTGCTGGAGGGCGGAGTTGAAGATATAGACCTT
Encoded proteins:
- a CDS encoding PIN domain-containing protein; amino-acid sequence: MPSQRERIYWDADVFLSYINGIEDRLAVLDALLADSASDKGTIELYTSIVSQVEVAFAKTEQEKKALDADVEKQIDAMWADRSALKLVEFHDAISRQARELIRMAITRGWSLKPHDAIHLATAKQMQVAEFHTYDKALDKYSSQIGFSIQRPHTGKPRLMP
- a CDS encoding NUDIX hydrolase, encoding MKRPSSSPSSPYAGSRRKRSGLLKREKALSSRRIYQGRALGLRVDEVEMPSGRRATREVVEHPDAVVVVPLDGEGGVYLVRQYRQAVDKHLLELPAGGVEPGETPEACVVRELREEIGMRPGKIERVGGFYSAPGFCTEYLYLFLARDLRPDRLPAEDAEVIDVVHVALKEIPRLIASGEIEDSKTIAGLLLALSILHGTG
- a CDS encoding N-acetyltransferase, coding for MQVEKARIDDVPAIHRLVNFFADRGEMLHRPLSEVYENLRDFFVIRKDEELAACVALHICWSDLAEIKSLAVREEDQDQGVGKTLAEACIEEARGLGIATLFALTYKPTFFEKLGFKRVDVQELPRKVWGECQRCPKFPNCDETALLLPLKPVRWLKKKEKRVA
- a CDS encoding NAD(+)/NADH kinase, whose protein sequence is MKRVGILFNPRLEEAIGLARELSQLLEKNGVTSWLCSAREEELACPQVPGSDLLLSLGGDGTLLRAVRVAVPHTVPVLGINLGRLGFMAELGVEEARKKLPALLRGEGRIEERALLEARLADGKAGFALNEVAVARGGVCRAICISAWVDGEPLGTYRADGLIVATATGSTAYALSVGGPILYPQSLDLLLIPISPHPCPSAPLVLPPDSRVELEVHTDHQAIVSLDGQRETALKSGDRVEVRRSQHRARLLRTQPPGHFYRRVMDRLTGKG